From Cellulosimicrobium sp. ES-005, one genomic window encodes:
- a CDS encoding alpha/beta hydrolase codes for MDVRERNNVRVMGPRDGPTMVFAHGFGCDQSMWRFVAPVFAADHRVVLFDHSGCGASHPAAYDPARHAELGGYVADMIEVVEDVADEPVILVGHSVSAVIALLAAADRPDLVDRLVLVGPSPRYVDDEGYRGGFSAEEIDELLETMDANYLGWTQAMAPVIVGNPDRPALGDELAEVFRRNDPAIARQFARVTFLGDNRADLARVRTPALVVQSREDVIAPQTVGRYVHEHLAGSELVVIDSVGHCPNLSHPALLVEAMRHWLGDS; via the coding sequence CATGGGACCGCGGGATGGCCCGACGATGGTCTTCGCGCACGGCTTCGGTTGCGACCAGTCGATGTGGCGCTTCGTCGCGCCCGTCTTCGCGGCGGACCACCGGGTGGTGCTGTTCGACCACTCGGGTTGCGGCGCGTCCCACCCGGCCGCGTACGACCCCGCGCGGCACGCGGAGCTGGGGGGCTACGTCGCGGACATGATCGAGGTCGTGGAGGACGTCGCGGACGAGCCGGTGATCCTCGTGGGTCATTCGGTGAGCGCGGTGATCGCGCTCCTCGCGGCGGCGGACCGGCCCGACCTCGTCGACCGCCTGGTGCTTGTCGGGCCGAGCCCCCGGTACGTCGACGACGAGGGGTACCGCGGCGGGTTCTCGGCGGAGGAGATCGACGAGCTGCTCGAGACGATGGACGCGAACTACCTGGGCTGGACGCAGGCGATGGCGCCGGTGATCGTCGGGAATCCCGACCGCCCGGCGCTGGGGGACGAGCTCGCGGAGGTCTTCCGGCGCAACGACCCGGCGATCGCCCGGCAGTTCGCGCGCGTGACGTTCCTCGGAGACAACAGGGCGGACCTGGCGCGCGTGCGGACCCCGGCCCTCGTCGTGCAGAGCCGGGAGGACGTCATCGCCCCGCAGACGGTGGGGCGGTACGTGCACGAGCACCTGGCGGGGAGCGAGCTGGTCGTCATCGACTCGGTCGGGCACTGCCCGAACCTGTCGCACCCGGCGCTCCTCGTCGAGGCGATGCGCCACTG